The following proteins come from a genomic window of Nostoc sp. TCL26-01:
- the lhgO gene encoding L-2-hydroxyglutarate oxidase, translating into MYDFAIVGGGIVGLSTAMSLGKRYPQARILVLEKESQWAFHQTGNNSGVIHSGIYYKPGSFKAKFCSDGRDSMVKFCQDYGIDHEICGKVIVATDEQELPRLENLYKRGLDNGIAVQRISPEEVREIEPHVSCIGGIRVFSTGIVNYKQVCLKYAELIQQQGGDLRLNTKVLNIVSSGKNHVLETNNGNFNTRFVINCAGLHSDRIAKLGGVQPQAKIVPFRGEYYELTPEKRYLVKTLIYPVPNPDFPFLGVHFTKMIDGSVHAGPNAVLSLKREGYKKTDFNLRDFAEVMTYPGFWKLAAKHADEGIQEIIRSFSKAAFTRSLQKLIPEVQAEDLVPTHAGVRAQALMDDGKLVDDFYIVPGENSIHVCNAPSPAATSSLEIGKAIVAQIPQQSHLESYSVLSSE; encoded by the coding sequence ATGTACGATTTTGCCATTGTCGGTGGGGGAATAGTTGGACTATCAACAGCTATGTCCTTGGGCAAACGCTACCCCCAAGCACGAATTTTAGTATTAGAAAAAGAAAGCCAATGGGCATTTCATCAAACTGGCAATAATAGTGGGGTGATTCACTCTGGTATTTACTACAAACCAGGGAGTTTCAAAGCTAAGTTTTGCAGTGATGGTAGAGACTCAATGGTAAAATTTTGCCAAGATTATGGCATTGACCATGAAATATGTGGCAAGGTAATTGTAGCGACTGATGAGCAAGAATTACCACGTCTAGAAAACCTCTATAAACGTGGCTTAGACAATGGCATAGCTGTTCAGAGAATTAGCCCCGAAGAAGTTAGAGAAATTGAACCTCATGTTAGCTGCATTGGGGGAATTCGAGTTTTTTCCACTGGCATTGTCAACTATAAACAAGTTTGTTTAAAATATGCCGAATTAATTCAACAGCAGGGTGGAGATTTACGCCTGAATACCAAAGTGCTGAACATTGTTTCTAGTGGTAAAAATCACGTTTTGGAAACCAATAACGGCAACTTTAACACCCGTTTTGTGATCAATTGTGCCGGATTGCACAGCGATCGCATTGCTAAATTAGGAGGAGTCCAACCCCAGGCGAAAATCGTACCCTTCCGGGGAGAATATTACGAACTCACCCCTGAAAAACGTTATTTGGTCAAAACTCTCATTTACCCGGTTCCTAACCCAGATTTCCCATTTCTGGGCGTTCATTTCACTAAAATGATCGACGGTAGCGTCCACGCTGGGCCAAATGCAGTTTTGAGCCTCAAGCGGGAAGGTTACAAAAAAACAGACTTCAACCTTAGAGATTTTGCTGAGGTGATGACATACCCCGGTTTTTGGAAACTCGCCGCCAAACACGCCGATGAAGGTATTCAAGAAATTATTCGCTCCTTCAGTAAAGCAGCCTTCACGAGAAGTTTGCAAAAACTGATTCCCGAAGTCCAAGCCGAGGATTTAGTACCGACTCATGCGGGGGTACGCGCTCAAGCTTTAATGGATGATGGCAAACTGGTGGATGATTTTTACATTGTCCCTGGTGAAAACTCCATCCATGTTTGCAATGCACCCTCACCAGCAGCGACTTCTTCCTTGGAAATTGGCAAAGCAATTGTTGCCCAAATCCCCCAGCAATCACACCTTGAGAGTTATTCAGTGCTGAGTAGTGAGTAG
- the rfbF gene encoding glucose-1-phosphate cytidylyltransferase: MKAVILAGGLGTRLSEETSIRPKPMVEIGGKPILWHIMKTYSAHGINDFIICCGYKGYIIKEYFANYFLHMSDVTFDMRFNQMNVHSGYAEPWRVTLVNTGDHTMTGGRLKRVGEHLGNETFCFTYGDGVSDTNITELIKFHQEQKSLATLTAVQPAGRFGAISLGQEQTKIASFREKPEGDGAWINGGYFVLEPEVIDLIADDTTVWEKEPLEKLADMQQLSAFKHHGFWQPMDTLRDKNYLEELWKNNQAPWKVW, translated from the coding sequence ATGAAAGCGGTGATTTTGGCTGGAGGTCTTGGTACACGCCTCAGTGAAGAAACCAGTATCAGACCCAAGCCGATGGTGGAAATTGGTGGTAAGCCAATCCTTTGGCACATTATGAAAACATATTCTGCTCACGGCATTAATGATTTTATTATTTGCTGTGGCTACAAAGGTTACATCATTAAGGAGTATTTTGCTAACTACTTCTTACATATGTCGGATGTCACTTTTGATATGCGATTTAACCAGATGAACGTACATTCTGGTTACGCTGAACCTTGGCGTGTCACTTTGGTAAATACAGGCGATCACACCATGACAGGTGGACGCTTAAAGCGCGTTGGTGAGCATTTGGGAAATGAAACTTTTTGCTTTACCTATGGTGACGGTGTTAGTGATACAAATATCACTGAGCTAATTAAATTTCATCAAGAACAAAAGAGTTTAGCCACACTCACAGCCGTCCAACCAGCAGGACGTTTCGGGGCAATTTCTCTAGGACAAGAGCAAACAAAAATTGCCAGCTTCCGAGAAAAACCAGAAGGTGATGGTGCTTGGATTAATGGTGGTTATTTCGTATTAGAACCAGAAGTCATCGATTTAATTGCTGATGATACTACGGTTTGGGAGAAAGAACCATTAGAAAAGTTAGCAGATATGCAACAATTGTCTGCTTTTAAGCATCATGGTTTCTGGCAACCGATGGATACATTGCGAGATAAAAACTACTTAGAGGAGTTATGGAAAAATAACCAAGCTCCTTGGAAGGTTTGGTAA
- a CDS encoding tetratricopeptide repeat protein produces MKVLRYLPQEEIINLSVSLGRGGEACIYAVPSEGDFVAKVYHKPTIAHASKLRAMLVNPPENPTVSLGHISIAWPQELLWAADESERVIGFLMPRIRGMRPVIDFYNPRTRRQHCPLFNYQYLLRTARNLAAAFAALHNSGYCVGDVNESNILVSDTALVTLVDTDSFQVRDSENDAVYRCPVGKPEFTPPELQNKIFAHHDRQISHDLFGLGVLIFQLLMEGTHPFSGIFQGVAEPPPYEARIAAGHFTYSQRKQVPYLATPIAPSWEILHPRLQELFVRCFEDGHHDPQVRPNGQAWLSAIAEAEDSLTTCTVNPQHRYSNHLHTCPWCERAMRLGGRDPFPSAQAIENREHLRPRIPSRRRHGQQAQPSPLPVMPMFTSNWHSPTPSFSPHRQRWQGKFYPVVFCLLGFGVLGYLDVVTKFTRPLVSRNNYAQQALMPRQATGSVLSSADYFQQGDTAYQVRDYKQAIDNFTQAIQQQPTNAKALVNRGNARYNLKDYEGALADYTAALQINPDEIKAFVNRGNARYMLAEYSNDPDREYRLAIADFDQALQLNDKEAEAYIRRGIVRSQIAKYSGDTIKDYQEAIADFDRAIKLNPAKTEAYFQRGTVRYQIAQYSGDSTHTYQQAIADFDQALKINDKLAKVYLKRGTVRYELSQLTSNISDTNNVKALEDLQIAAKLSLEQEDTDSYQQALSNICIIEESKCNALFQSSTLSESLDTDITAKQ; encoded by the coding sequence ATGAAGGTACTACGCTATCTTCCCCAGGAAGAGATTATCAACCTCAGTGTAAGTTTAGGGCGTGGCGGTGAAGCTTGTATTTATGCTGTGCCATCGGAAGGTGATTTCGTGGCTAAGGTTTATCACAAGCCAACCATCGCTCATGCCAGTAAACTCCGTGCCATGCTTGTCAACCCACCGGAAAATCCTACGGTGAGTTTGGGGCATATTTCTATTGCTTGGCCGCAAGAACTATTGTGGGCGGCTGATGAAAGTGAACGTGTGATTGGCTTTTTGATGCCCCGGATTCGGGGGATGCGTCCTGTCATCGACTTTTACAACCCCAGAACTCGCCGTCAACACTGTCCTCTGTTTAATTATCAATACCTGCTGCGGACAGCTCGTAACTTGGCGGCAGCTTTTGCGGCTTTACATAACAGTGGCTATTGTGTCGGTGATGTGAATGAGTCCAATATCCTGGTGAGTGACACTGCCCTTGTCACCTTGGTAGATACTGATTCCTTCCAGGTGCGTGACTCGGAAAACGATGCTGTTTATCGTTGCCCTGTGGGTAAACCAGAGTTTACCCCACCAGAACTACAAAATAAAATCTTTGCTCATCACGATCGCCAAATTAGCCATGACTTGTTTGGTTTAGGGGTGCTAATCTTCCAACTGTTGATGGAAGGTACACATCCTTTCTCTGGCATTTTTCAAGGTGTGGCTGAACCACCACCTTACGAAGCGAGAATTGCGGCGGGACATTTCACCTATAGCCAAAGAAAGCAAGTCCCTTATTTAGCCACCCCCATTGCGCCATCTTGGGAAATTCTCCATCCTAGATTACAGGAATTGTTTGTCCGTTGTTTTGAGGATGGTCATCATGACCCCCAAGTTCGCCCTAATGGGCAGGCTTGGCTTTCAGCAATTGCGGAAGCGGAAGATTCCTTAACTACCTGTACAGTCAACCCCCAACATCGTTACAGCAACCACCTGCACACCTGCCCTTGGTGCGAACGTGCCATGCGGTTGGGGGGACGTGATCCCTTTCCTTCTGCCCAGGCAATTGAAAATAGAGAACATTTACGTCCACGTATCCCCAGTAGACGACGGCATGGGCAACAGGCACAACCATCGCCACTGCCGGTGATGCCGATGTTTACATCCAACTGGCACTCACCTACGCCCAGCTTTTCGCCTCATCGCCAGCGCTGGCAAGGGAAATTTTACCCGGTAGTCTTTTGCTTGCTGGGTTTTGGGGTGTTGGGTTATTTGGATGTGGTGACAAAATTCACCCGTCCTTTAGTGTCTCGGAATAACTACGCCCAACAAGCACTGATGCCACGCCAAGCAACTGGTAGTGTCCTCAGTTCTGCTGATTATTTCCAGCAAGGTGATACTGCTTACCAAGTGCGGGATTATAAACAAGCAATAGACAACTTTACCCAAGCCATCCAACAACAACCGACAAACGCCAAAGCCTTGGTGAATCGAGGTAACGCCCGCTATAATCTCAAAGATTACGAAGGTGCGTTAGCCGACTATACAGCAGCGTTGCAAATTAATCCCGACGAAATTAAGGCATTTGTCAATCGAGGCAACGCCCGCTATATGCTAGCTGAGTATAGCAATGATCCTGATCGGGAGTATAGACTAGCGATCGCTGATTTTGACCAAGCCCTACAACTCAACGACAAGGAAGCCGAAGCTTACATCAGAAGGGGGATTGTGCGATCGCAAATTGCCAAATACAGTGGGGACACGATCAAAGATTACCAAGAAGCGATCGCTGATTTTGACCGTGCTATCAAACTCAACCCAGCTAAAACCGAGGCTTATTTTCAACGGGGGACTGTGCGCTATCAAATCGCTCAATATAGTGGTGATTCTACCCACACCTATCAACAGGCGATCGCTGACTTTGACCAAGCATTAAAAATTAATGACAAGCTAGCCAAGGTTTATCTCAAGCGTGGCACAGTTCGCTATGAACTTTCCCAACTTACTAGTAATATCTCTGACACGAATAATGTCAAAGCTCTAGAAGATTTGCAGATAGCCGCTAAACTTTCTTTAGAACAAGAAGATACCGATAGCTATCAACAAGCACTCAGCAATATCTGTATCATTGAGGAAAGCAAATGTAATGCTTTATTTCAAAGTTCTACGCTCTCAGAATCTTTAGATACAGACATAACTGCAAAACAATGA
- a CDS encoding PP2C family serine/threonine-protein phosphatase, translating to MKTSKQNPHWQVVAASVCGTSHVKTKQLCQDAHHWQLLPGNILVAAAADGAGSASQGKVGAMVAVETAIENLTLKEITRASLADDETVQLLLTEALLAAKKAVEDEAVACNQQPQDLATTLIIAIASPDMVAAAQIGDGLAVAKDRLGNLLALTIPDNGEYINETTFLTSPGALDTAQMRLWRETIENIGVLTDGLQMLALNMVVGEPHKPFFFPLFDFVKNAEDQAEAKEQLVRFLSSERITQRTDDDLTLIIGSFKHL from the coding sequence ATGAAAACATCAAAACAGAACCCTCATTGGCAGGTAGTCGCCGCCTCTGTCTGTGGTACAAGCCACGTTAAAACCAAGCAGCTGTGTCAGGATGCTCACCACTGGCAGCTATTGCCGGGTAATATATTGGTAGCAGCAGCCGCAGATGGCGCGGGTTCTGCCAGTCAAGGGAAAGTTGGGGCGATGGTGGCTGTGGAAACAGCAATTGAGAACCTGACGCTAAAAGAGATTACCAGAGCCTCCTTGGCTGATGATGAAACTGTGCAATTGCTGTTAACTGAGGCCTTACTAGCCGCAAAAAAAGCAGTGGAAGACGAAGCGGTGGCTTGTAACCAACAGCCTCAAGATTTAGCAACTACTTTAATTATTGCGATCGCTTCACCAGACATGGTAGCAGCAGCCCAAATTGGTGATGGTTTGGCAGTAGCTAAGGATCGTCTGGGCAACTTACTAGCGCTAACCATCCCTGACAACGGCGAGTATATCAACGAAACAACTTTTCTCACTTCCCCAGGGGCATTAGATACAGCGCAGATGCGGTTATGGCGCGAAACCATAGAAAACATCGGAGTCCTGACTGACGGACTACAAATGCTGGCGTTAAATATGGTTGTTGGCGAACCTCACAAACCGTTCTTTTTTCCATTATTCGATTTTGTGAAAAATGCCGAAGATCAAGCAGAAGCGAAAGAACAGTTAGTCAGGTTCCTCAGTTCTGAGCGCATTACCCAACGTACTGATGATGATTTGACGCTGATTATTGGTTCTTTTAAGCATTTGTGA
- a CDS encoding VWA domain-containing protein, whose translation MNDTLILDEIVEFAENPEPRCPCVLLLDTSGSMQGAAIEALNQGLLSLKDELVKNSIAARRVEIAIVTFDSHINVVQDFVTADQFNPPILTAQGLTSMGAGIHKALDMVQERKSLYRANGVAYYRPWVFMITDGEPQGELDHLVEQAAIRLQGDEASKRVAFFSVGVENANMTRLNQIAVRTPLKLRGLNFIEMFVWLSASMSAVSHSQIDEQVALPPIGWGSI comes from the coding sequence ATGAATGATACCTTAATCCTAGATGAAATAGTGGAGTTTGCTGAGAACCCAGAACCGCGTTGTCCTTGCGTGTTGTTACTCGATACATCTGGCTCGATGCAAGGTGCTGCTATTGAGGCTTTAAATCAGGGCTTGCTGAGTTTAAAGGATGAATTGGTGAAAAATTCCATAGCAGCCAGACGAGTAGAAATTGCGATCGTGACGTTTGATAGTCATATCAATGTAGTGCAAGACTTTGTGACGGCTGATCAATTTAACCCACCCATTCTGACAGCACAAGGATTAACTAGTATGGGTGCGGGTATTCATAAAGCCTTGGATATGGTGCAAGAACGCAAATCTTTGTATCGTGCCAATGGGGTGGCCTATTATCGTCCGTGGGTGTTTATGATTACGGATGGTGAACCACAAGGAGAATTAGACCATCTTGTAGAGCAAGCCGCTATCCGCTTGCAAGGAGATGAGGCTAGCAAACGTGTGGCATTTTTTAGCGTGGGTGTAGAAAATGCCAACATGACGCGGTTAAACCAAATAGCTGTCAGGACACCCCTAAAACTCAGAGGATTGAATTTTATTGAGATGTTTGTTTGGTTATCGGCTAGTATGTCGGCAGTTTCCCACTCGCAGATAGACGAACAGGTAGCACTACCGCCGATTGGCTGGGGTTCTATCTAA
- a CDS encoding response regulator, which translates to MNNYGTFTALRPHGLLRHLFSCFDTTCLQAFSNSVNWLIYLEDGAITYATHSVEPFDRLERHLRRLNPQIPQITNEIRVQLRLLFETELQNQLIYQPPEYQAIHWLIDQGYLDTTQATVLIQELVKDVIESFLLIKSGTYELSDTQQKLPLICRLDVIKVIERCQMRLQHWQSCVPQITSPYQRPYLLINGKNSPALQPQLTHWMKGFSLRHLAIIMNQDEIQLAQNLYPYILTGEIILHEPDPPFDQLPKIPTQLTSTPQYTTELLHKTLVDTVVELSSHANPITPILAIDNLAPVVRSPQISAPAKASHQELTLSNTTNPHPERVTAITRTTQQIYKIVSVDDSPTILKEISHFLESENFTVVAINDPLKAAMSIIRHKPDLILLDLNMAGIDGYELCRIIRNNSLFKNTPIIFVTGYKGLVDKVKARLVGASGYLTKPFTRAELLKMVFMHLT; encoded by the coding sequence ATGAATAATTACGGCACATTTACAGCACTACGTCCTCACGGTTTATTAAGACATTTATTTAGTTGTTTTGACACCACCTGTTTACAAGCTTTTAGTAACTCAGTTAATTGGTTAATTTACCTAGAAGATGGCGCAATCACCTATGCCACCCATTCTGTAGAACCATTTGACAGATTAGAACGGCATTTACGTCGCCTGAATCCGCAAATTCCCCAAATAACTAACGAAATTCGGGTGCAATTACGCCTGTTATTTGAAACTGAATTACAAAATCAATTAATCTACCAACCACCTGAGTATCAAGCTATTCATTGGCTAATAGATCAAGGATATTTGGATACCACACAAGCGACAGTGTTGATTCAGGAACTAGTCAAAGATGTGATTGAATCATTTTTGTTAATCAAAAGTGGTACTTACGAATTAAGTGATACACAACAGAAATTACCTCTAATTTGCCGACTGGATGTCATTAAAGTCATAGAACGTTGTCAAATGAGATTGCAACATTGGCAGTCTTGCGTCCCACAAATCACATCTCCCTATCAGCGTCCTTACCTGTTGATTAACGGCAAAAATTCTCCAGCACTTCAGCCGCAATTAACCCACTGGATGAAAGGTTTTAGTCTGCGTCATTTGGCGATCATCATGAATCAAGATGAAATCCAACTGGCTCAAAATTTATACCCTTACATCTTGACGGGAGAAATTATCTTACATGAGCCAGATCCACCATTTGATCAATTACCAAAAATTCCCACACAATTAACATCAACTCCTCAATACACAACTGAATTACTGCATAAAACATTAGTAGACACAGTAGTAGAACTGAGTAGTCATGCCAACCCCATTACCCCGATTTTAGCTATAGATAATTTAGCTCCTGTTGTGCGATCGCCACAAATTTCTGCGCCTGCCAAAGCCAGTCATCAAGAACTAACATTATCAAATACCACAAATCCTCATCCTGAAAGAGTAACAGCTATTACCAGAACTACCCAACAGATATACAAAATTGTTTCTGTAGATGATAGTCCGACAATTCTCAAAGAAATTAGCCATTTTTTAGAGAGTGAAAACTTTACGGTAGTAGCTATTAACGATCCTCTCAAAGCGGCTATGTCAATTATTCGCCACAAACCAGACTTAATTTTATTGGATCTCAATATGGCAGGAATTGACGGTTATGAACTATGTCGTATTATCCGCAACAATTCCCTGTTTAAAAACACTCCCATCATTTTCGTCACAGGCTACAAAGGACTAGTTGATAAAGTTAAAGCCAGATTAGTTGGTGCATCTGGATATTTGACTAAACCTTTTACCCGTGCAGAATTATTGAAAATGGTGTTCATGCACTTGACTTAA
- a CDS encoding competence/damage-inducible protein A, whose product MSAEIICVGTELLLGDILNGNAQYLAQQLAQLGIPHYNQTVVGDNPERIKQVIEIAISRAKILIFTGGLGPTPDDLTCETIADFFGAPLVEHPEIIEDITQKFTQRGRVMTPSNRKQALIPQGADVLPNPSGTAPGIIWQPRADVTILTFPGVPSEMHRMWAETAVPFLKSQGWGQEIIFSRSLKFWGIGESALAEKVTAYLNLPNPTVAPYAGKGEVRLRVSAKASSQAEAEVLIAPVEQQIKDIAGLDFYGVNNDTLAAVVGELLRLAGETLSVAESCTGGSLGQMLTEISGSSDYFWGGVISYDNSVKVGLLGVNTDDLETMGAVSNTVAEQMAIGVKTRLSTTWGLSITGIAGPTGGTDTKPVGLVYIGLAGPKDEVTSYKYQFGTMRDRSFIRHLSACTALDLLRRRLLTR is encoded by the coding sequence ATGAGTGCAGAAATTATTTGTGTTGGTACTGAATTGCTTTTAGGGGATATCCTCAACGGGAATGCTCAATATCTGGCGCAACAATTAGCCCAACTCGGTATACCCCATTACAATCAAACAGTTGTGGGGGATAATCCAGAACGCATCAAGCAAGTTATCGAAATTGCTATTTCCAGAGCGAAAATTCTCATTTTTACTGGTGGTTTAGGCCCTACACCAGATGACTTGACTTGTGAAACTATCGCTGATTTTTTTGGTGCGCCTTTGGTAGAACACCCAGAAATTATTGAAGACATAACACAGAAGTTTACTCAACGTGGTCGGGTGATGACACCCAGTAACCGCAAACAAGCTTTGATTCCCCAAGGGGCAGATGTTTTACCAAATCCCAGTGGTACAGCACCGGGGATTATCTGGCAACCTCGTGCTGATGTGACAATTTTAACTTTTCCCGGTGTTCCCAGTGAAATGCACCGGATGTGGGCAGAAACAGCAGTACCATTTCTCAAAAGTCAAGGCTGGGGTCAGGAAATTATCTTTAGCCGTAGTTTAAAGTTTTGGGGAATTGGGGAATCAGCTTTGGCGGAGAAAGTTACCGCCTATTTAAATTTGCCCAACCCCACAGTCGCACCTTATGCGGGGAAGGGAGAGGTGAGATTGCGCGTTTCTGCTAAAGCCTCTTCACAAGCAGAAGCTGAGGTTTTGATTGCACCCGTTGAGCAGCAAATTAAAGACATTGCTGGCTTAGATTTTTATGGAGTGAATAATGATACCTTAGCTGCTGTTGTGGGTGAGTTATTACGGTTGGCAGGGGAAACTCTATCAGTGGCAGAATCTTGTACTGGTGGTAGTTTGGGGCAAATGTTAACGGAAATTTCTGGTAGTTCTGATTACTTCTGGGGTGGTGTGATTTCTTACGATAACTCTGTAAAAGTGGGGTTGTTGGGGGTGAACACAGATGATTTAGAGACAATGGGAGCAGTCAGCAACACTGTAGCCGAACAAATGGCGATAGGTGTCAAAACTCGCCTCTCTACTACCTGGGGTTTGAGTATCACAGGTATTGCTGGCCCGACTGGAGGGACAGACACTAAGCCAGTGGGTTTGGTTTATATCGGTTTAGCTGGCCCGAAGGATGAAGTGACAAGTTATAAATATCAGTTTGGCACAATGCGCGATCGCTCTTTCATTCGTCATTTAAGTGCGTGTACAGCCCTGGATTTGCTACGGCGGCGATTGTTGACAAGGTGA
- a CDS encoding glycosyltransferase family 4 protein, protein MPAQIYHLIAFLVAAVVVLWTTPDVRNIGIKSGRVDRPGDRKIHDRPMVRLGGVSIFAGTIISLLIVWWMGGFGNLPPEKEWQVWGVTLGGLGFFLIGLADDLLSLSPLGRLLIQVIVAAGAWKAGVSIDFITVPTMGIVDLNWLSLPITVIWLVGMVNAINWIDGLDGLAAGVSGIAAVVMLLVSLFMHQPAAALIAAALAGAALGFLRYNFNPAQIFMGDGGSYFMGFTLAAVGVIGLVKIPAFTAVILPYLILAVPIVDMSAVILSRLRRGKLPWVADKRHLHHRLLQAGLSHRWTVLFIYSLTLWVGSLALVVAGVPSSVAYACGATSLLSYVVWRVWKLSQQK, encoded by the coding sequence ATGCCTGCTCAGATTTATCATCTGATTGCCTTTCTTGTGGCTGCGGTAGTCGTTCTCTGGACTACGCCGGATGTGAGGAATATTGGTATAAAAAGTGGACGTGTCGATAGACCGGGCGATCGCAAAATCCATGATCGGCCAATGGTACGCTTGGGAGGAGTTTCTATCTTCGCTGGGACAATCATTTCTTTACTCATTGTGTGGTGGATGGGTGGATTTGGTAATTTGCCTCCTGAGAAGGAATGGCAAGTCTGGGGTGTAACTTTGGGTGGACTAGGCTTTTTTCTCATTGGGTTAGCTGATGATTTATTAAGTCTCTCTCCCTTAGGACGCTTGCTAATTCAAGTCATTGTTGCGGCTGGTGCATGGAAAGCAGGTGTCAGCATAGATTTTATTACCGTTCCCACGATGGGAATAGTTGATTTGAATTGGCTAAGTTTACCTATCACCGTGATTTGGTTGGTGGGGATGGTAAATGCTATTAACTGGATTGATGGCTTAGATGGTTTAGCGGCGGGAGTATCGGGAATTGCGGCTGTAGTGATGCTACTGGTGTCTCTATTTATGCACCAACCCGCAGCAGCTTTGATTGCGGCTGCTTTAGCTGGTGCAGCGTTGGGATTTCTGCGCTACAATTTCAACCCGGCACAAATTTTTATGGGTGATGGTGGCTCTTATTTTATGGGCTTTACCTTAGCGGCTGTCGGTGTGATTGGTTTAGTCAAGATTCCTGCTTTCACCGCCGTCATTTTGCCTTATTTAATTTTGGCAGTTCCCATTGTCGATATGTCAGCAGTGATCTTGTCACGCCTTCGCCGGGGTAAATTACCTTGGGTAGCAGATAAACGCCACCTGCACCATCGATTGCTACAAGCCGGTTTATCTCATCGCTGGACGGTTTTGTTTATTTATTCCCTAACTCTGTGGGTGGGAAGTTTAGCCTTGGTTGTCGCTGGTGTTCCCAGCAGCGTTGCTTACGCTTGTGGTGCGACTTCGTTGCTAAGTTATGTCGTGTGGCGAGTGTGGAAACTCTCACAGCAAAAGTAA
- the glyA gene encoding serine hydroxymethyltransferase — translation MTKTNSDFLANSDPAIAGLINQELQRQRDHLELIASENFTSAAVLAAQGSVLTNKYAEGLPGKRYYGGCEFVDKIEQIAIDRAKQLFGAAHANVQPHSGAQANFAVFLSLLAPGDKIMGMDLSHGGHLTHGSPVNVSGKWFQVSHYGVSQQTERLDYDQIRDLALKERPKLLICGYSAYPRIIDFAKFRSIADEVGAYLLADIAHIAGLVASGLHPDPIPHCDVVTTTTHKTLRGPRSGLILTRDAELGKKLDKSVFPGSQGGPLEHVIAGKAVAFGEALKPEFQTYSAQVIENARALATQLQNRGLKLVSDGTDNHLMLVDLRSIDMTGKRADQLVSEVNITANKNTVPFDPQSPFVTSGLRLGSPAMTTRGLGVAEFTEIGNIIADRLLNPESDTVAQDCRQRVAALCDRFPLYPHLEIPVPVLA, via the coding sequence GTGACTAAGACGAATTCAGATTTTTTGGCTAATTCTGATCCAGCGATCGCCGGATTAATCAATCAAGAACTTCAACGTCAACGCGATCATTTGGAGTTAATTGCTAGCGAAAACTTTACCTCTGCGGCTGTCTTGGCGGCTCAGGGTTCGGTACTGACAAATAAATACGCTGAGGGGCTACCTGGAAAGCGTTACTACGGCGGTTGCGAGTTTGTTGACAAAATTGAACAAATAGCCATTGACCGGGCTAAACAGCTATTTGGTGCGGCTCATGCCAATGTCCAACCTCATTCTGGCGCTCAAGCTAATTTTGCTGTCTTCCTGAGTTTATTGGCACCAGGGGACAAAATTATGGGGATGGATTTGTCTCACGGTGGACACCTCACCCACGGTTCCCCAGTGAATGTTTCTGGTAAGTGGTTCCAAGTGAGTCACTACGGTGTCAGTCAACAAACAGAACGACTAGACTATGACCAAATCCGCGATTTAGCATTAAAAGAACGTCCCAAACTCTTGATTTGTGGTTATTCTGCCTATCCACGAATTATTGACTTTGCCAAGTTCCGCAGCATTGCTGATGAAGTCGGCGCTTACTTGCTGGCGGATATTGCTCACATTGCCGGTTTAGTTGCTAGTGGACTCCATCCTGATCCCATTCCCCACTGTGATGTAGTTACCACCACCACTCACAAAACCCTCCGAGGCCCCAGAAGTGGTTTAATTTTGACTCGTGATGCCGAACTCGGTAAAAAGCTAGATAAATCAGTGTTTCCTGGTAGTCAAGGGGGTCCATTAGAACACGTGATTGCGGGTAAAGCAGTTGCCTTTGGTGAAGCCTTAAAACCAGAATTTCAAACATATTCAGCGCAAGTCATTGAAAATGCCCGTGCTTTAGCCACTCAACTACAAAATCGGGGCTTAAAACTGGTATCAGATGGCACTGATAATCATTTGATGTTAGTAGATTTACGGTCTATAGACATGACTGGAAAACGAGCCGATCAACTAGTCAGTGAAGTAAATATTACCGCTAATAAAAATACAGTTCCCTTCGATCCCCAATCACCATTTGTTACCAGTGGTTTAAGACTAGGTTCACCAGCTATGACGACACGCGGCTTAGGAGTGGCAGAGTTTACCGAGATTGGCAATATTATCGCTGATCGCCTACTCAACCCAGAATCAGACACAGTAGCCCAAGATTGCCGCCAACGAGTAGCCGCATTATGCGATCGCTTCCCCTTGTATCCGCACTTGGAAATTCCTGTACCAGTCTTGGCATAA